Proteins encoded in a region of the Prunus persica cultivar Lovell chromosome G4, Prunus_persica_NCBIv2, whole genome shotgun sequence genome:
- the LOC18778960 gene encoding phospho-N-acetylmuramoyl-pentapeptide-transferase homolog, whose translation MTSYSPTFRHLSPLQLSRSHNYCSLCTVPRLGSVSAFSPPSYDLKLIGPSFRRHGRRYRYSDVDFGAFDADAADVAPLDDWGNHEESTGYMIYSSGGEDSDAEFVVTPVADIDLPAITVSTNESLTVTAHRFALLGKQRKKHRIRNGVLLNTGLIIFLVVVLLYVDWCAWRIVRLPLSPFHLTCPFFISAALAACAGYVCVPFLYVLKIRQIIRIEGPVRHSLKKRTPTMGGLFFVPVGVIVAKFIAGFSSVEVSGVALATLAFAAIGLLDDTLSLIKNHNTGLSAWTKIIMEVAVGIWFSYWLHTTKISSPYGMKMLVPLPALGLVCLGKCYLALASFCFVSMGNGVNLTDGLDGLAGGTAALAFIGMSIAVLPVCSDLAIFGASMAGACVGFLLHNRYKASVFMGDTGSLALGGGLAAMACCTGMFFPLFVSSGIFVVEALSVILQVLYFKTTKRMHGAGRRLFRMAPFHHHLELCGLKEPVIVGGAYVISSTLALCAGYLGLISA comes from the exons ATGACATCTTATTCTCCGACTTTCCGccatctctctcctctccaaCTCTCTCGCTCGCACAACTACTGCTCACTCTGTACGGTCCCTCGTCTTGGATCCGTTTCGGCCTTTTCGCCCCCGAGTTACGATCTTAAG TTGATTGGACCAAGTTTCCGAAGGCATGGACGCCGCTATCGTTATAGTGATGTTGATTTCGGTGCCTTTGATGCG GATGCAGCTGATGTAGCACCACTTGATGATTGGGGAAACCATGAAGAGTCTACAGGTTACATGATTTATTCCAGCGGTGGTGAAGATAGTGATGCAGAGTTCGTTGTAACTCCCGTGGCCGATATTGATTTGCCTGCCATCACTGTATCAACTAATGAGTCTCTAACTGTGACTGCTCATCGGTTTGCATTGCTTGGGAAACAGCGTAAGAAGCACAG GATCAGGAATGGAGTATTACTCAACACTGGACTGATAATTTTCTTAGTGGTGGTGCTTCTATATGTGGATTGGTGTGCATGGCGGATTGTTAGACTACCTTTGTCACCATTTCACTTGACCTGCCCCTTTTTCATATCAGCCGCTTTAGCTGCATGTGCGGGATACGTTTGTGTTCCATTTCTCTATGTCTTGAAGATTCGTCAAATTATCAGGATAGAAGGGCCTGTAAGGCACTCCTTAAAGAAAAGAACTCCCACTATGGGTGGGCTATTTTTTGTACCAGTTGGTGTAATTGTTGCGAAATTCATTGCCGGTTTTTCTTCTGTCGAAGTTTCTGGAGTAGCTCTAGCAACTCTTGCATTTGCTGCAATTGGGCTACTTGATGATACATTAAGCCTTATCAAGAACCATAACACTGGTTTATCCGCATGGACAAAAATTATTATGGAG GTAGCTGTTGGAATCTGGTTTTCATATTGGTTGCATACAACAAAAATATCATCACCCTATGGCAT GAAAATGTTGGTTCCTCTACCTGCACTGGGCCTTGTGTGCCTGGGTAAATGTTATCTGGCGTTGGCCTCATTCTGTTTTGTTTCTATGGGAAATGGGGTTAACTTAACAGATGGTCTTGATGGGCTGGCTGGAGGGACTGCTGCGTTGGCTTTTATAGGAATGTCGATCGCAGTGCTTCCAGTATGTTCTG ACCTTGCTATATTTGGAGCATCAATGGCAGGAGCTTgcgttggttttcttttgcaCAATCGATACAAGGCATCTGTATTCATGGGTGATACGGGATCTTTGGCACTAGGCGGAGGGTTAGCTGCAATGGCTTGTTGCACAGGGATGTTCTTTCCATTATTTGTTTCATCTGGCATCTTCGTCGTGGAAGCCTTATCGGTTATTCTGCAG gtattgTACTTCAAGACAACCAAGCGCATGCACGGAGCTGGTCGTCGTCTCTTTCGAATGGCGCCGTTTCATCATCACCTTGAACTATGTGGGTTGAAAGAACCAGTCATTGTTGGTGGTGCATACGTTATTTCATCCACATTGGCGTTATGCGCTGGCTATCTGGGTCTGATTTCTGCATAA
- the LOC18780612 gene encoding prefoldin subunit 6 → MASSSALRELQRELEAKANDLSKIQKDISKNHQVRKKYTIQLGENELVLKELDLLSEDANVFKLIGPVLVKQDLAEARANVRKRIEYISAELKRLDTTLQDLDEKQNSKKETMLKLQQRAQSLQAGKAKA, encoded by the exons ATGGCGTCGTCGTCAGCTCTTCGGGAGCTTCAGCGCGAATTGGAGGCCAAAGCTAACGAtctcagcaaaatccaaaaag ATATTTCAAAGAATCATCAAGTGAGAAAGAAGTACACTATTCAGCTCGGCGAGAACGAGCTTGTTCTCAAG GAATTGGATCTCCTGAGCGAAGACGCCAATGTTTTCAAATTGATCGGTCCGGTTCTTGTGAAGCAGGATTTGGCAGAGGCTAGGGCCAATGTGCGCAAGAGAATCGAATACATCTCTGCCGAACT GAAGCGGCTTGATACTACTCTTCAAGATTTGGACGAGAAGCAAAATAGCAAGAAAGAAACG ATGTTAAAATTACAACAGAGGGCTCAATCTCTCCAGGCTGGAAAAGCAAAGGCATAA
- the LOC18778980 gene encoding potassium channel KAT1, which translates to MSLSCTKNFFKRFCIDEYQIDSFAQSSFFSSDLLPSLGARINQSTKLRKYIISPYNPRYRAWEMLLVLLVIYSSWICPFEFAFLPYKQDALFVLDNIVNGFFAIDIFLTFFVAYLDSRSYLLVDNPKQIAMRYISTWFIFDVCSTAPFQSISLLFTNHGSELGFKLLNMLRLWRLRRVSFLFARLEKDIRFNYFWIRCTKLISVTLFAVHCAGCFNYLIADRYPDLKRTWIGAVYPNFKEDSLWNRYVTAIYWSITTLTTTGYGDLHAENPREMLFDIFYMLFNLGLTSYLIGNMTNLVVHWTSRTRIFRDTVRAATEFAARNDLPQRIQDQMLSHICLKFKTEGLKQQETLNGLPKAIRSSIAQHLFFPIVQKVYLFQGVSHDFLFQLVSEIDAEYFPPREDVILQNEAPTDLYILVSGAVDLICNIDEHEQVVGKATADDTLGEIGVLCNMPQPFTVRTTELSQILRLRSSSLMATVQANKEDEQIIMNNIFMKLKGQEGLGCEYPHTDPIEGCCSQAQCKDNSHQDPSMQEARNDLFTGPEATEKSEICKADILTRCAMDVNIAAEDGQMALHSAASQGHKEMVKILLEGGTNVNKPDTRGWTPKALAQQQGNKSINDLLRSYENRRIDEHRIEFSEPETPESTRNCKGNSKRHEGTQFFHSHLRKKPMKSYSGTSSPARDREGMRSINKRVTIHMHFQNGSASEMQLAKLIILPDSMEELLRVASEKFGGYKPTKVINAENAEIDDISVVRDGDHLFLLHHDSDNMNSDVT; encoded by the exons atgtCACTTTCCTGCACAAAAAACTTCTTCAAGAGGTTCTGTATCGATGAATATCAAATAGATAGTTTTGCTCAGAGCAGCTTCTTCTCTAGTGATCTTCTGCCCTcccttggagccagaatcaaCCAGTCAACTAAGCTCAGGAAATACATTATATCCCCATACAATCCTCGCTATAG GGCTTGGGAGATGCTACTTGTTCTTCTAGTCATTTACTCCTCCTGGATTTGCCCGTTCGAGTTTGCATTTCTGCCTTACAAGCAAGATGCTCTTTTCGTCCTTGACAACATTGTCAATGGCTTCTTTGCCATTGACATCTTCCTCACTTTCTTTGTTGCCTATCTCGACAGCCGCTCTTATCTTCTCGTTGACAATCCCAAGCAAATCGCAATGAG GTACATCTCAACCTGGTTCATTTTCGATGTGTGCTCCACTGCACCATTTCAGTCAATTAGCCTCCTCTTCACAAATCATGGCAGCGAACTTGGCTTCAAACTACTCAACATGCTCAGGCTCTGGCGCCTCAGACGTGTCAGCTTCTTGTTTGCAAG ACTTGAGAAGGACATTCGGTTCAATTACTTCTGGATTCGGTGCACAAAGCTCATATCT GTAACCCTTTTTGCAGTACACTGTGCTGGATGCTTCAACTATCTGATCGCAGACCGATATCCTGACCTGAAACGAACCTGGATTGGTGCAGTGTACCCAAATTTCAAAGAGGACAGTCTCTGGAACAGATATGTGACTGCAATATACTGGTCTATAACAACACTAACAACAACTGGCTATGGGGACTTGCATGCTGAGAACCCCAGGGAGATGCTGTTTGACATTTTCTACATGCTCTTCAACTTGGGATTGACATCTTACCTCATTGGAAACATGACAAACCTTGTGGTTCATTGGACCAGCAGAACCAGAATCTTT AGGGACACAGTGAGAGCTGCTACGGAATTTGCAGCAAGAAATGACTTGCCCCAACGCATTCAGGATCAAATGTTGTCACATATATGCCTCAAGTTCAAGACAGAAGGATTGAAGCAGCAAGAGACCTTAAATGGTTTGCCAAAAGCCATTCGTTCAAGCATTGCACAACATCTCTTCTTCCCCATTGTTCAAAAAGTCTATCTCTTTCAAGGAGTTTCTCATGACTTCCTCTTTCAGttg GTATCAGAAATAGATGCAGAGTATTTTCCACCCAGGGAAGATGTAATTCTACAAAATGAGGCTCCAACGGATCTTTACATACTGGTCTCAGGTGCAGTG GATTTGATATGCAATATTGATGAGCATGAGCAA GTTGTTGGAAAGGCAACTGCTGATGATACTTTGGGAGAAATAGGAGTATTATGTAATATGCCACAGCCTTTCACCGTTCGGACCACCGAACTTTCTCAGATTTTACGACTCCGCAGCAGTTCCCTGATGGCCACCGTACAAGCAAATAAGGAAGATGAGCAAATTATCATGAACAACATTTTTATG AAACTGAAGGGGCAAGAAGGGTTGGGCTGCGAATATCCACATACAGATCCAATAGAAGGATGCTGTTCTCAAGCACAATGCAAAGATAATTCACATCAAGATCCATCGATGCAGGAAGCGAGGAATGATTTGTTTACAGGTCCAGAGGCTACAGAGAAGAGTGAGATATGCAAGGCTGATATTTTAACTAGATGTGCAATGGATGTCAACATCGCTGCTGAGGACGGCCAAATGGCTCTTCATTCTGCTGCTAGCCAGGGACATAAGGAAATGGTTAAAATTTTGCTTGAAGGAGGAACCAATGTAAACAAACCGGATACTAGAGGTTGGACGCCAAAAGCTCTGGCACAACAGCAGGGAAACAAGAGCATAAATGACCTCTTACGAAGTTATGAGAATAGGAGAATAGATGAACATAGAATAGAGTTTAGTGAGCCAGAAACACCTGAAAGCACCAGGAATTGTAAAGGAAATTCCAAAAGACACGAGGGCACCCAGTTTTTCCACTCTCACTTGAGAAAGAAACCCATGAAGTCCTACTCAGGCACTTCTAGCCCTGCAAGAGATAGAGAAGGGATGAGATCAATCAACAAGAGAGTAACTATCCACATGCATTTTCAAAATGGAAGTGCATCAGAGATGCAGCTTGCAAAGTTAATAATCCTACCTGATTCGATGGAAGAGCTGCTCAGAGTTGCCA GTGAGAAGTTTGGAGGCTACAAACCTACAAAAGTCATTAATGCAGAGAATGCAGAAATAGATGACATAAGTGTTGTTCGAGATGGTGATCACctgtttcttcttcatcatgaCTCTGATAATATGAATTCTGATGTGACTTAA
- the LOC18778531 gene encoding la-related protein 6A, giving the protein MEGEEGPTVTVAAPTDTAVIRSTDSPPPSPKDGSDVSPVGSPDRVSSEIQPQPSDDDPDQSSGTGGLSNDLKQKIIKQVEYYFSDENLPSDKHMLSLIKKNKEGFVPISVIASFRKMKKLIRNNSLIAAALRESSLLVVSSNGKKLKRLHPLPLPENRDAKCTVLVENLPEDHSVENLKRIFGEAGNIKDVCILDPHAIEASTKGSKAEKLISNKLHALVEYDTVEAADKAVTTLNNEEDWRNGMRVKHLKQMGKYGQRKQAWRGFDSEKSSGNRTSDQTGGEENHNASEHHNDTRTPDDEDGERVPKEKNGHRGRNRGQSGRQKYRVTNGFGHGTSSANHGIEPSKPPPGPRMPDGTRGFTMGRGRTLGANSNQS; this is encoded by the exons ATGGAAGGCGAAGAGGGGCCCACCGTAACCGTCGCCGCCCCCACCGACACAGCCGTCATCAGAAGCACCGACTCGCCTCCGCCGTCTCCGAAGGACGGTTCTGATGTCTCACCCGTTGGATCTCCCGATCGCGTCTCCTCCGAGATTCAACCACAGCCTTCCGACGATGACCCTGATCAATCGTCTGGGACCGGCGGTCTCTCCAATGACCTCAAACAGAAAATTATTAAGCAG GTGGAATATTATTTCAGTGATGAAAATTTGCCCTCTGATAAGCATATGTTGAGTTTGATTAAGAAGAACAAAGAAGGTTTTG TTCCTATTTCAGTTATTGCTTCttttagaaaaatgaaaaagctcATTCGAAACAATTCACTAATAGCGGCTGCATTGAGGGAGTCTTCCCTCCTT GTTGTGAGTTCGAATGGGAAGAAGCTAAAACGGCTTCATCCTCTTCCATTACCTGAAAACAGGGATGCAAAG TGCACTGTTTTGGTAGAGAACCTACCTGAGGATCATTCAGTGGAGAACCTCAAAAGAATATTTGGTGAAGCTGGaaa TATAAAAGATGTATGCATACTTGACCCCCATGCCATAGAAGCATCAACAAAAGGCAGCAAGGCTGAGAAGCTGATCAGTAATAAG TTGCATGCTCTAGTGGAGTATGATACTGTGGAGGCTGCTGACAAAGCT GTCACAACTTTAAATAATGAGGAGGACTGGAGAAATGGCATGCGGGTGAAGCATCTTAAGCAAATG GGGAAGTATGGACAGAGAAAACAAGCCTGGAGGGGTTTTGACTCTGAGAAGAGTAGTGGTAACAGAACTTCTGATCAAACAGGAGGTGAGGAGAATCATAATGCAAGTGAGCATCATAATGATACTCGGACACCTGACGATGAG GATGGTGAGAGAGTCCCCAAGGAGAAAAATGGGCATAGAGGTCGAAATCGGGGCCAATCAGGAAGGCAAAAATACCGTGTCACCAATGGGTTTG GTCACGGAACCAGTTCGGCTAATCATGGGATTGAACCTTCAAAGCCACCACCTGGCCCGAGAATGCCTGATGGAACCAGGGGATTCACAATGGGGCGTGGTCGGACTCTGGGCGCCAACTCCAATCAGAGTTAG
- the LOC18780034 gene encoding 40S ribosomal protein S14, whose translation MSRRKVREPKEENVTLGPTLKDGEYAFGVAHIFASFNDTFIHVTDLSGRETLVRITGGMKVKADRDESSPYAAMLAAQDVAQRCKELGITALHIKLRATGGNKTKTPGPGAQSALRALARSGMRIGRIEDVTPIPTDSTRRKGGRRGRRL comes from the exons ATG TCAAGGAGGAAGGTTAGGgaaccaaaagaagaaaacgtTACGCTTGGTCCTACCCTCAAGGATGGAGAATATGCCTTTGGTGTGGCACACATTTTTGCGTCATTTAATGACACATTCATT CATGTGACAGATCTGTCAGGAAGAGAAACCTTGGTGCGCATAACTG GTGGTATGAAGGTGAAAGCTGACAGAGATGAGTCTTCCCCGTATGCAGCTATGCTTGCAGCACAGGATGTTGCACAGAGATGCAAG GAACTAGGTATTACTGCTCTTCATATCAAGCTCCGTGCTACTGGTGgtaacaaaaccaaaacccctGGTCCAGGTGCCCAGTCTGCCCTCCGTGCCCTTGCTCGTTCTGGAATGAGAATTGGTCGTATAG AGGATGTGACTCCAATTCCTACTGATAGCACCCGTAGAAAGGGCGGCCGAAGAGGAAGGAGGCTGTAA
- the LOC18778247 gene encoding uncharacterized protein LOC18778247 encodes MARSSTFPKWVLPIMLLLGRLATKISAEDGPVPNGDFEMTPSGGFSNEAIVDGPMGIPSWKSNGTVELVESGQKQGGMILIVPQGRHAVRLGNDAEISQQVKVEKGSIYSVTFSAARTCAQLESLNVSVPPASQTIDLQTLYNVQGWDPYAWAFAAEEDDAMLVFRNPGMEDDPTCGPIIDDVAIKKLFTPDRPKDNAVINGDFEEGPWMFANISLGVLLPTNLDEETSSLPGWIVESNRAVRYIDSYHFTVPQGKRAIELLSGKEGIISQMVETSPNKPYTLTFSLGHANDKCKQPLAVMAFAGDQAQNVHYTPNSNSTFQSANVNFTARAERTRIAFYSVYYNTRTDDMSSLCGPVVDDVRVWFSGSWRNGFGGLGRMTLGLAFWVLVWVLV; translated from the exons ATGGCTCGGAGCTCCACATTCCCCAAATGGGTCTTACCGATTATGCTTCTTCTTGGCCGTTTGGCTACTAAAATCTCAGCAGAAGATG GGCCAGTGCCAAATGGTGATTTTGAAATGACCCCATCAGGCGGCTTCTCAAACGAGGCTATAGTAGATGGGCCCATGGGGATCCCCAGCTGGAAATCAAACGGCACCGTTGAGCTTGTGGAGTCGGGGCAGAAACAGGGTGGGATGATCCTCATCGTACCGCAAGGTAGACACGCAGTGAGGCTGGGAAACGACGCCGAAATAAGCCAGCAAGTGAAGGTGGAGAAAGGCTCCATCTACTCCGTCACGTTCAGTGCGGCTCGCACTTGCGCACAGCTGGAGTCATTGAACGTGTCAGTGCCACCTGCATCGCAGACGATAGACCTGCAGACCTTGTACAACGTGCAAGGGTGGGACCCTTACGCGTGGGCTTTCGCGGCTGAGGAGGATGATGCGATGTTGGTCTTCAGGAATCCCGGCATGGAAGATGACCCCACCTGTGGGCCCATCATTGATGATGTTGCTATCAAGAAGCTCTTTACCCCTGATAGGCCCAAAg ACAACGCAGTGATCAATGGTGATTTTGAGGAAGGTCCATGGATGTTCGCAAACATCTCGCTAGGGGTGCTGCTTCCCACCAACCTCGACGAAGAAACATCCTCGTTAcccggttggatcgttgagtCCAACCGTGCTGTTAGGTACATCGACTCCTACCATTTTACTGTGCCGCAAGGCAAGCGAGCCATTGAATTGCTATCTGGGAAGGAAGGCATTATTTCCCAAATGGTTGAAACTTCCCCCAACAAGCCATACACCCTAACCTTCTCTTTAGGCCATGCTAATGACAAATGCAAGCAGCCTCTTGCTGTCATGGCCTTTGCTGGTGACCAAGCCCAAAATGTCCATTATACCCCTAATTCCAACAGCACATTCCAAAGTGCCAATGTGAATTTCACGGCCAGAGCTGAGAGGACAAGGATTGCATTCTACAGTGTGTATTATAACACCAGGACTGACGACATGAGCTCGCTATGTGGGCCTGTGGTGGATGATGTCCGGGTTTGGTTTTCTGGGTCTTGGAGAAATGGGTTTGGAGGATTGGGAAGGATGACACTTGGGCTTGCTTTTTGGGTGcttgtttgggttttggtttaG